The proteins below come from a single Cannabis sativa cultivar Pink pepper isolate KNU-18-1 chromosome 3, ASM2916894v1, whole genome shotgun sequence genomic window:
- the LOC115709759 gene encoding ethylene-responsive transcription factor ERF087-like, translating to MNSNIPSEFQIPCSNHSPKPYIESEKFHGSEHHHSSMHPKRTVMLKNRLPRRYLGVRQRPSGRWVAEIKDSNQKLRLWLGTFDTPEDAALTYDRAARLLRGRNAKTNFPNQGITTSSEENFNILGKNNPRLYQLLQQAVMKNKAKNNCNMNISLWNNNKDQNMGEVVLDQYFDSSSVHNDFDTLVEKTIVCSSSSHDYDNGDNNRDQEPDHYHDHHDQTHNKKNSTKKLCSSSSSGSNISIGSSKVYSSVVVAPSFSASNQC from the coding sequence ATGAACTCTAATATCCCATCTGAGTTTCAAATTCCATGTTCAAATCACTCCCCAAAACCATATATTGAATCTGAAAAGTTTCATGGTAGTGAGCATCATCATAGCTCTATGCATCCAAAAAGAACTGTCATGCTAAAAAATAGATTACCAAGAAGGTATCTAGGCGTGAGACAGAGGCCATCTGGGAGATGGGTTGCCGAGATTAAGGACTCAAATCAAAAGCTAAGGCTTTGGTTAGGGACTTTTGACACACCAGAAGATGCTGCGTTGACCTATGATAGGGCTGCAAGACTTTTGAGAGGTAGAAATGCAAAGACCAACTTCCCAAATCAAGGAATTACGACTTCATCTGAAGAAAATTTCAACATCCTGGGAAAGAATAACCCGAGGCTTTATCAGCTTCTTCAGCAGGCAGTCATGAAGAACAAGGCCAAGAACAACTGTAACATGAATATTTCATTATGGAATAACAATAAAGACCAAAATATGGGAGAGGTAGTACTCGATCAGTATTTTGATTCTTCCTCAGTTCATAATGATTTTGATACTTTGGTTGAAAAGACCATTGTTTGTTCTTCATCAAGCCACGATTATGACAATGGGGATAATAATCGTGATCAAGAGCCCGATCATTATCATGATCATCATGATCAGACGCATAATAAGAAGAATAGTACTAAAAAGCTTTGCAGCAGCAGCAGTAGTGGTAGTAATATTTCAATTGGTAGTTCTAAGGTTTATTCTTCTGTTGTTGTAGCTCCTTCTTTCAGTGCTTCCAATCAATGTTAG